From the Kitasatospora viridis genome, one window contains:
- a CDS encoding nitric oxide synthase oxygenase, whose protein sequence is MIFSRLRSRRTTHPAQAGCPMGHGTVPAGSASVPPPRPAPSSTKPSATEPSAAELSAAEPSATEPDFTDPVQAAAFLRQFHAERPGSGDPEPRVRQVLDEIERTGSYRHTPEELAFGARVAWRNSARCIGRLYWRSLVVRDLRECSSADELAEHCFEHLRTAGNGGRIRPVISVFAPDRPGRPAPRILNSQLVRYAGHPRPDGGWTGDPAGGQLAARAADLGWKRGDGRFDVLPLLVQERPGEPPRWYELPDDSTLEVPLRHPDHAWFAELGLRWYAVPAISDLTLEIGGIRYPAAPFNGWYMGTEIGARNLADADRYDLLGEVAGRLGLDTSSDRTLWRDRALVELNLAVLHSFQEAGVTIADHHTESDRFLRHIAQEKRLGRPTPADWSWIVPPVSGALTPVFHRYYDPVDPALRPAFVPREPW, encoded by the coding sequence TTGATCTTCAGCCGCCTCCGCTCCCGCCGCACCACCCACCCGGCCCAGGCCGGCTGCCCCATGGGCCACGGCACGGTGCCCGCCGGATCGGCCAGCGTGCCGCCGCCCCGGCCCGCGCCGTCCTCCACCAAGCCGTCCGCCACCGAACCGTCTGCCGCCGAACTGTCTGCCGCCGAGCCGTCCGCCACCGAGCCGGACTTCACCGACCCGGTGCAGGCCGCCGCCTTCCTGCGGCAGTTCCACGCCGAGCGCCCGGGCTCCGGGGACCCGGAGCCGAGGGTGCGTCAGGTGCTGGACGAGATCGAGCGCACCGGCAGCTACCGGCACACCCCCGAGGAGCTGGCCTTCGGCGCCCGGGTCGCCTGGCGCAACTCGGCCCGCTGCATCGGCCGGCTGTACTGGCGCAGCCTGGTGGTCCGCGACCTGCGCGAGTGCTCCAGCGCGGACGAACTCGCCGAGCACTGCTTCGAGCACCTGCGGACGGCGGGCAACGGCGGCCGGATCCGCCCGGTGATCAGCGTGTTCGCCCCGGACCGGCCCGGCCGCCCGGCGCCGCGGATCCTCAACTCCCAGCTGGTGCGGTACGCCGGCCACCCGCGCCCCGACGGCGGCTGGACCGGCGACCCGGCCGGCGGGCAACTCGCCGCCCGCGCCGCCGACCTGGGATGGAAGCGCGGCGACGGCCGGTTCGACGTGCTGCCGCTGCTGGTGCAGGAGCGACCCGGCGAGCCGCCGCGCTGGTACGAACTGCCGGACGACAGCACCTTGGAGGTGCCGCTGCGCCACCCCGACCACGCCTGGTTCGCCGAACTGGGCCTGCGCTGGTACGCGGTGCCGGCGATCAGCGACCTGACCCTGGAGATCGGCGGGATCCGCTACCCCGCCGCGCCGTTCAACGGCTGGTACATGGGCACCGAGATCGGCGCCCGCAACCTGGCCGACGCCGACCGCTACGACCTGCTCGGCGAGGTCGCCGGGCGGCTCGGCCTGGACACCTCCAGCGACCGCACCCTCTGGCGGGACCGCGCCCTGGTCGAGCTCAACCTCGCGGTGCTGCACTCCTTCCAGGAGGCCGGGGTGACCATCGCCGACCACCACACCGAGTCGGACCGCTTCCTGCGCCACATCGCCCAGGAGAAACGCCTCGGCCGCCCCACACCGGCGGACTGGAGCTGGATCGTCCCACCGGTCTCGGGAGCCCTGACGCCGGTGTTCCACCGCTACTACGACCCGGTGGACCCCGCCCTGCGCCCGGCGTTCGTGCCGCGCGAGCCGTGGTGA
- a CDS encoding protein kinase domain-containing protein, whose amino-acid sequence MDQQRLLGGRYALGGLLGRGGMAEVHLVRDLRLDRTVAVKILRADLTADLSGRERFQREAQSAAALNHPGIVAVFDTGEDVVAGVALPFIVMEYVEGSPLSDLVDQGEPIDPERAVLITMDILDALSHAHGQGIVHRDIKPANVMVAAGGSVKVMDFGIARSLGLATGPALTQTNLVVGTASYLSPEQARSEPVDARSDLYSTGCLLYELLTGRPPFVAESPLGVIWKHVHEEPVGPSELKAALPPALDTVVLTALSKDRDQRFGSAAEMRAALEEALLLPPATTVSRPAPPDAPAPPRRRRRTGRLGVAITACLALAAGATAYAVAHRSGTPASSQRIPELAGVTVLQARESVRNAGLRMGDIAYGDCPGPRAAQPSRICAQHPAPGTLVARGTAVTVRLPDPHRATAQ is encoded by the coding sequence ATGGACCAACAGCGGCTGCTCGGTGGTCGGTACGCCCTGGGCGGTCTGCTCGGGCGCGGTGGGATGGCCGAGGTCCACCTGGTGCGGGACCTCCGGCTGGACCGGACCGTCGCGGTGAAGATCCTGCGGGCGGACCTGACGGCGGACCTGTCCGGACGGGAGCGGTTCCAGCGGGAGGCGCAGTCGGCTGCGGCGCTCAACCACCCTGGCATCGTCGCGGTCTTCGACACCGGCGAGGATGTCGTCGCGGGTGTCGCGCTGCCGTTCATCGTCATGGAGTACGTCGAAGGCTCGCCGCTGAGCGACCTGGTCGACCAAGGCGAGCCGATCGACCCCGAGCGGGCCGTGCTGATCACCATGGACATCCTCGACGCCCTCTCCCACGCGCACGGCCAGGGCATCGTGCACCGCGACATCAAGCCGGCGAACGTGATGGTGGCGGCCGGCGGAAGCGTCAAGGTGATGGACTTCGGCATCGCGCGCTCGCTCGGCCTCGCCACGGGACCGGCACTGACCCAGACCAACCTGGTCGTCGGCACCGCGTCCTACCTCTCTCCCGAGCAGGCCCGCAGTGAGCCGGTGGACGCACGCAGCGACCTGTACTCCACCGGCTGCCTGCTCTACGAACTACTGACCGGGCGACCGCCGTTCGTCGCCGAGAGCCCACTGGGTGTGATCTGGAAGCACGTGCACGAGGAGCCGGTGGGACCCTCGGAGCTGAAGGCAGCGCTGCCGCCGGCGCTCGACACCGTGGTGCTCACGGCCCTATCCAAGGACCGCGACCAGCGGTTCGGCTCCGCCGCGGAGATGCGTGCCGCGTTGGAGGAGGCGCTGCTCCTGCCACCCGCCACCACGGTGTCGCGGCCCGCGCCCCCCGACGCCCCCGCACCGCCCCGTCGGCGTCGCCGGACCGGGCGGTTGGGCGTGGCCATCACGGCCTGCCTGGCGCTGGCCGCCGGTGCCACCGCCTACGCCGTCGCCCACCGGAGCGGCACGCCGGCCAGCTCGCAGCGCATCCCCGAACTGGCCGGCGTCACCGTCCTCCAGGCCCGTGAGAGCGTCCGGAACGCCGGTCTGCGGATGGGGGACATCGCCTACGGCGACTGCCCCGGCCCCCGTGCCGCGCAGCCGAGCAGGATCTGCGCCCAACACCCGGCCCCCGGCACCCTGGTGGCTCGCGGCACGGCTGTCACCGTCCGGCTGCCCGACCCGCACCGGGCCACCGCGCAGTAG
- a CDS encoding DHCW motif cupin fold protein, whose protein sequence is MDMLNIPFGTTDWSQVEPTEHPGETGTATWRTREFGPLRVRMVDYSPGYLADHWCERGHILLVLEGTLTTELAGGETVALTAGTSYQVGDNVQAHRSSTRDGARLFIVD, encoded by the coding sequence ATGGACATGCTCAACATCCCTTTCGGGACCACGGATTGGTCACAGGTCGAGCCGACCGAGCACCCCGGCGAGACCGGCACCGCAACCTGGCGCACCCGCGAGTTCGGCCCCCTGCGCGTGCGGATGGTCGACTACAGCCCCGGATACCTGGCCGACCACTGGTGCGAGCGAGGGCACATCCTCCTCGTCCTGGAGGGCACCTTGACCACGGAGTTGGCGGGCGGTGAGACCGTCGCCCTCACCGCCGGCACCAGCTACCAGGTCGGCGACAACGTCCAGGCGCACCGCTCCAGCACCCGGGACGGGGCTCGGCTGTTCATCGTCGACTGA
- a CDS encoding TIGR03084 family metal-binding protein, whose amino-acid sequence MTDTAEILADLRAEGDALDALVEPLDPAGWRTPTPAPGWTIAHQISHLAWTDEWALRAVRDPEGFHAAATGLLVGATEFDGFVDQGAAAGAALAPRDLLDWWRAGRAELLAALAEVPDGRKLPWFGPPMKAGSMATARIMETWAHGEDVAEAVGAGRPPTARLRHVAHLGVRTMGFAFSAHGQPIPTDPVRVELTGAQGQSWSWGPADAENRIAGPALDFCLLVTQRRHPEDLALAVSGPVATAWVPIAQVFAGPPGEGRKPRGR is encoded by the coding sequence ATGACCGACACCGCGGAGATCCTCGCGGACCTGCGTGCGGAGGGCGACGCGCTGGACGCACTGGTGGAGCCGCTGGACCCGGCCGGCTGGCGGACGCCCACGCCGGCCCCGGGCTGGACCATCGCCCACCAGATCTCCCACCTGGCCTGGACGGACGAGTGGGCGCTGCGCGCCGTGCGGGACCCCGAGGGCTTCCACGCCGCCGCGACCGGACTGCTGGTCGGCGCCACCGAGTTCGACGGTTTCGTGGACCAGGGCGCGGCCGCCGGCGCCGCGCTCGCCCCGCGCGACCTGCTGGACTGGTGGCGGGCCGGCCGGGCCGAACTGCTGGCGGCGCTGGCCGAGGTGCCGGACGGCCGCAAACTGCCCTGGTTCGGCCCGCCGATGAAGGCCGGCTCGATGGCCACCGCGCGGATCATGGAGACCTGGGCGCACGGCGAGGACGTGGCCGAGGCGGTCGGCGCCGGGCGCCCGCCGACCGCCCGGCTGCGGCACGTCGCGCACCTGGGCGTGCGGACCATGGGCTTCGCCTTCTCGGCCCACGGGCAGCCGATCCCGACCGACCCGGTGCGGGTGGAGCTGACGGGGGCTCAGGGCCAGTCCTGGAGCTGGGGGCCGGCCGACGCGGAGAACCGGATCGCCGGCCCGGCGCTGGACTTCTGCCTGCTGGTCACCCAGCGCCGGCACCCCGAGGACCTGGCGCTGGCGGTCAGCGGCCCGGTGGCGACCGCCTGGGTGCCGATCGCCCAGGTCTTCGCCGGCCCGCCCGGGGAGGGGCGCAAGCCGCGCGGGCGCTGA
- a CDS encoding serine hydrolase domain-containing protein: MGFDRERLTGLHDVLAGHVAHGGVPGLVALVAQGDQVHVEALGKRSLGGGPVGRDTLFRVASMTKPVTAVAALILAEECRLRLDGPVDELLPELAGRRVLADPLGPLDDTVPAHRSITLRDLLTFRMGTGLVMAPPGSYPIQRAMEVLDLGQHAPHPALPPEPEEWLRRFATLPLMHQPGERWLYNTAFDVLGVLIARASGRPFEEFLRERVFEPLGMRDTGFHVPADQLDRFTTCYAGDPGNGGPAVYDEVNGEWAAPPAFPAGSAGLVSTVDDFLAFGRMLLAGGRYGGRRLLSPGTVELLATDQLTEQQKTLGQLVPGYFDGRGWGMGVAVVTRTAELGHPAGQYGWDGGLGSSWAVDPVRGTVGVLLTSRAWSSPAPPPVCQDFWTAMYAALTD; the protein is encoded by the coding sequence ATGGGGTTCGACAGGGAGCGGCTGACCGGGCTGCACGACGTGCTGGCCGGGCACGTGGCGCACGGCGGGGTGCCCGGGCTAGTCGCCCTGGTCGCGCAGGGTGACCAGGTGCACGTGGAGGCGCTGGGCAAGCGCTCGCTGGGCGGCGGGCCGGTGGGTCGGGACACGCTCTTCCGGGTGGCCTCGATGACCAAGCCGGTGACGGCCGTGGCGGCGCTGATCCTCGCCGAGGAGTGCCGGTTGCGGCTCGACGGCCCGGTGGACGAGCTGCTGCCCGAGCTGGCCGGTCGCCGCGTGCTGGCCGACCCGCTCGGCCCGCTGGACGACACGGTGCCGGCACACCGCTCGATCACCCTGCGTGACCTGCTGACCTTCCGGATGGGCACCGGCCTGGTCATGGCCCCGCCCGGCAGCTACCCGATCCAGCGCGCGATGGAGGTGCTGGACCTCGGCCAGCACGCCCCGCACCCCGCCCTGCCGCCGGAGCCGGAGGAGTGGCTGCGCCGGTTCGCCACCCTGCCGCTGATGCACCAGCCCGGCGAGCGCTGGCTCTACAACACCGCCTTCGACGTGCTGGGCGTGCTGATCGCCCGGGCCAGCGGCCGACCCTTCGAGGAGTTCCTGCGCGAGCGGGTCTTCGAACCGCTGGGCATGCGGGACACCGGCTTCCACGTGCCCGCCGACCAGTTGGACCGGTTCACCACCTGCTACGCCGGCGACCCGGGAAACGGCGGACCCGCCGTCTACGACGAGGTGAACGGCGAGTGGGCCGCGCCCCCGGCCTTCCCGGCCGGCAGCGCGGGCCTGGTCTCCACCGTGGACGACTTCCTGGCGTTCGGCCGGATGCTGCTGGCCGGCGGCCGGTACGGCGGGCGGCGACTGCTCTCCCCCGGCACCGTCGAGCTGCTGGCGACCGATCAGCTGACCGAGCAGCAGAAGACGCTCGGTCAGCTGGTGCCCGGCTACTTCGACGGCCGGGGCTGGGGCATGGGCGTCGCGGTGGTGACCCGGACGGCCGAACTCGGCCACCCGGCCGGGCAGTACGGCTGGGACGGCGGCCTGGGCAGCTCCTGGGCGGTGGACCCGGTGCGCGGCACGGTCGGCGTGCTGCTCACCTCGCGGGCCTGGAGCTCCCCGGCCCCGCCGCCGGTCTGCCAGGACTTCTGGACCGCGATGTACGCCGCGCTCACCGACTGA
- a CDS encoding acyl-CoA dehydrogenase family protein → MDLELSEEQAAVRDLAAEFAAREIAPFAAEWDRAESVDRSVIGKLGKLGFLGLTIPEEYGGSGGDHLAYCLVLEELGRGDSAVRGIVSVSLGLVAKSVNGFGTEEQKRHWLPRLCSGEALACFALTEPGNGSDAANLTTKAVKDGDHWLLSGAKTFITNGTWADVALVFARTGGPGHKGITAFLVPTDSPGFGRREIHGKLGLRGQATAELTLDQVRVPDGARLGPEGKGFTVAMAALAKGRMSVAAGCVGIIRAALDAAVRYATEREQFGKPIASHQLVQELLADIAVDLDAARLLTWRVADHIDRGLPFATESSVAKLYASEAAVRAANNALQVFGGYGFIDEYPAGKLLRDARVMTLYEGTSQIHKLLIGRALTAISAF, encoded by the coding sequence ATGGACCTGGAGCTCTCCGAGGAGCAGGCCGCCGTCCGCGACCTCGCCGCCGAGTTCGCCGCGCGCGAGATCGCGCCGTTCGCCGCCGAGTGGGACCGCGCCGAGTCGGTGGACCGGTCGGTGATCGGCAAGCTCGGCAAGCTGGGCTTCCTCGGCCTGACGATCCCCGAGGAGTACGGCGGCAGCGGCGGCGACCACCTGGCCTACTGCCTGGTGCTGGAGGAGCTCGGCCGGGGCGACTCGGCGGTGCGCGGCATCGTCAGCGTCTCGCTCGGCCTGGTCGCCAAGTCGGTGAACGGCTTCGGCACCGAGGAGCAGAAGCGCCACTGGCTGCCGCGGCTCTGCTCGGGCGAGGCGCTGGCCTGCTTCGCGCTGACCGAGCCCGGCAACGGCTCGGACGCGGCGAACCTGACCACCAAGGCGGTGAAGGACGGCGACCACTGGCTGCTGAGCGGCGCCAAGACGTTCATCACCAACGGCACCTGGGCCGACGTCGCGCTGGTCTTCGCCCGCACGGGCGGGCCGGGCCACAAGGGCATCACCGCCTTCCTGGTCCCGACCGACTCCCCCGGCTTCGGCCGCCGGGAGATCCACGGCAAGCTCGGCCTGCGCGGCCAGGCCACCGCGGAGCTGACCCTCGATCAGGTCCGGGTGCCGGACGGCGCCCGGCTCGGCCCGGAGGGCAAGGGCTTCACGGTCGCCATGGCGGCGCTGGCCAAGGGCCGGATGTCGGTGGCGGCCGGCTGCGTCGGCATCATCCGGGCCGCGCTGGACGCCGCCGTGCGCTACGCCACCGAGCGCGAGCAGTTCGGCAAGCCGATCGCCTCGCACCAGCTGGTGCAGGAGCTGCTCGCCGACATCGCGGTGGACCTGGACGCGGCCCGGCTGCTCACCTGGCGGGTGGCCGACCACATCGACCGCGGCCTGCCGTTCGCCACCGAGTCCTCGGTCGCCAAGCTGTACGCCAGCGAGGCGGCCGTGCGCGCGGCCAACAACGCGCTCCAGGTCTTCGGCGGCTACGGCTTCATCGACGAGTACCCGGCCGGCAAGCTGCTGCGCGACGCCCGGGTGATGACCCTGTACGAGGGCACCAGCCAGATCCACAAGCTGCTGATCGGGCGAGCCCTGACCGCCATAAGTGCCTTTTAG
- a CDS encoding zf-HC2 domain-containing protein — protein sequence MSTDHASTRLLDEYARGDAAMAADTVWALEAHLETCAPCRGRLAAAVATGAPGVAALVDAVRAGLEPQLDAAVQTPARRRRPSWVTTWLTPAAAPWLAVTVAVALLALALGSAGAPAFDGASPLVLIAPVLPLCAVAGAWSRALDPAHELTAATARAGLPLLLRRATAALVVVVPVLLVGGLLTGATTAAQWLLPSLAFTSTALALGSVIGVTRAAAALVAAWGAVIAVPWGDGRLPLALLSDQLPVWAVLLALGTGTVIARRNAYSTL from the coding sequence ATGAGCACCGACCATGCGTCGACGCGGTTGCTCGACGAGTACGCGCGCGGTGACGCGGCGATGGCCGCGGACACCGTGTGGGCCCTGGAGGCCCACCTGGAGACCTGCGCGCCGTGCCGGGGCCGCCTGGCGGCCGCCGTGGCCACCGGGGCGCCGGGCGTCGCCGCGCTCGTCGACGCCGTCCGGGCCGGTCTGGAGCCGCAGTTGGACGCAGCCGTCCAGACGCCCGCGCGGCGCCGCCGCCCGAGCTGGGTGACGACCTGGCTGACGCCGGCCGCGGCCCCGTGGCTGGCCGTGACCGTCGCCGTCGCCCTGCTGGCGCTGGCGCTGGGCAGCGCCGGGGCGCCGGCCTTCGACGGGGCCTCGCCCCTGGTGCTGATCGCGCCCGTGCTGCCGCTGTGCGCCGTCGCCGGGGCCTGGTCGCGCGCCCTGGACCCGGCGCACGAGCTGACCGCCGCCACCGCCCGGGCCGGTCTGCCGCTGCTCCTGCGGCGCGCCACCGCCGCCCTCGTGGTGGTCGTGCCGGTGCTCCTGGTGGGGGGCCTGCTGACCGGGGCCACCACGGCCGCGCAGTGGCTGCTGCCCTCCCTGGCCTTCACCTCCACCGCGCTGGCGCTGGGCAGCGTGATCGGCGTGACCCGCGCCGCCGCCGCACTGGTGGCCGCCTGGGGCGCCGTCATCGCGGTGCCCTGGGGCGACGGCCGCCTCCCGCTCGCCCTGCTGTCGGACCAACTGCCCGTGTGGGCCGTGCTCCTGGCGCTCGGCACCGGCACCGTGATCGCCCGCAGGAACGCCTACTCGACGCTGTGA
- a CDS encoding TetR/AcrR family transcriptional regulator: MARPRTPLLSRERIVTAALALVDAEGLEALSTRRLATELSVSGPSLYNHFATKDDLLDAIVDSVMGEVDLAMFVPGADWQHALRAWARSYRAALAAHPHVVPVLAQGPGRRPNALRLADAVYGCLVEAGWPRGQATRIGALMRYFVTGSALGSFASGFPEDAALYGTDYPHLGEAHRLAEHRASIDQGAFDLGLDALLAGLAGRYPTQD; the protein is encoded by the coding sequence ATGGCCCGCCCCCGCACCCCGCTGCTCAGCCGCGAGCGGATCGTCACCGCCGCGCTGGCGCTGGTGGACGCGGAGGGCCTGGAAGCGCTCTCCACCCGGCGCCTGGCCACCGAGCTCTCGGTCAGCGGGCCCTCGCTCTACAACCACTTCGCGACCAAGGACGACCTGCTGGACGCCATCGTCGACAGCGTGATGGGCGAAGTGGACCTGGCGATGTTCGTCCCCGGCGCCGACTGGCAGCACGCCCTGCGCGCCTGGGCCCGCTCCTACCGCGCCGCGCTCGCCGCCCACCCGCACGTGGTGCCGGTGCTCGCCCAGGGCCCGGGCCGCCGACCGAACGCGCTGCGCCTGGCCGACGCGGTCTACGGCTGCCTGGTGGAGGCCGGCTGGCCGCGCGGGCAGGCCACCCGGATCGGCGCACTGATGCGGTACTTCGTCACCGGCTCGGCCCTGGGCTCCTTCGCCTCCGGCTTCCCGGAGGACGCGGCCCTCTACGGCACCGACTACCCCCACCTCGGCGAGGCCCATCGCCTCGCCGAGCACCGCGCCTCGATCGACCAGGGCGCCTTCGACCTCGGCCTGGACGCCCTGCTGGCGGGCCTGGCGGGGCGCTACCCGACCCAGGACTGA
- a CDS encoding RNA polymerase sigma factor → MRSRRRALDELDEEHLLRLVARGDRAAFDELYRRTSPWLAVRLRRRCADEQIVAEVMQETYLAVWRAAGAFAGSAIGGTGVGWVWTIAARRLVDAFRRRAHHAEPPAAAAERAVVPAAEDEALAATVGGEVGDALRQLAPELRLVLQAMVLDGLSVRETAVLLRLPEGTVKTRARRARIAMREALA, encoded by the coding sequence GTGAGATCACGCAGGAGAGCACTGGACGAGCTGGACGAGGAGCACCTCCTCCGGCTGGTCGCCAGGGGTGACCGGGCGGCGTTCGACGAGCTGTACCGCCGCACCTCGCCGTGGCTGGCGGTGCGGCTGCGCCGCCGCTGCGCGGACGAGCAGATCGTCGCCGAGGTCATGCAGGAGACCTATCTGGCGGTGTGGCGCGCGGCCGGCGCGTTCGCCGGCAGCGCGATCGGCGGCACGGGCGTCGGGTGGGTGTGGACGATCGCGGCGCGCCGCCTGGTCGACGCGTTCCGCCGCCGCGCCCACCACGCCGAACCGCCGGCGGCCGCCGCCGAGCGGGCCGTGGTGCCCGCCGCGGAGGACGAGGCACTGGCCGCCACTGTCGGCGGCGAAGTCGGCGACGCCCTGCGGCAGTTGGCGCCGGAACTGCGCCTGGTCCTGCAGGCCATGGTGCTCGACGGGCTCTCGGTTCGGGAGACCGCCGTGCTGCTCAGACTGCCCGAAGGCACGGTCAAGACCCGCGCCCGCCGGGCCCGGATCGCGATGCGGGAGGCACTGGCATGA
- a CDS encoding ABC transporter ATP-binding protein produces the protein MPPMTSAADTAPRTYAWEIQATDLKVRAGRKKMAVDGLDLALGTGTHGLLGPNGAGKTTLIRSLATVLRPAGGELRLCGTAVGGSGDLRALRRRIGYLPQEFGYYKRFTVREFVEYMAWLKEVPKADVPAAVQRAVERVGLADRADHRMKTLSGGMVRRAGIAQAIVNDPVLLLLDEPTAGLDPAQRLRFRELLQELGRDACVVVSTHLVEDVAAACSDVVLFAEGRLVFQGTPEVLAAAGGSEYPGDSPLERGYSALLQNSGQQRGTW, from the coding sequence ATGCCACCGATGACGAGCGCGGCCGACACCGCGCCGAGGACCTACGCCTGGGAGATCCAGGCCACCGACCTGAAGGTGCGGGCCGGACGCAAGAAGATGGCCGTCGACGGACTCGACCTCGCCCTGGGCACCGGCACCCACGGCCTGCTGGGGCCCAACGGGGCGGGGAAGACCACCCTGATCCGGTCCCTGGCCACCGTGCTGCGCCCCGCCGGCGGCGAGCTGCGGCTGTGCGGCACCGCGGTCGGCGGCTCGGGCGACCTGCGTGCGCTGCGCCGCCGGATCGGCTACCTGCCGCAGGAGTTCGGCTACTACAAGCGCTTCACGGTGCGTGAGTTCGTCGAGTACATGGCCTGGTTGAAGGAGGTGCCCAAGGCGGACGTCCCCGCGGCCGTGCAGCGCGCCGTGGAGCGGGTCGGCCTGGCCGACCGCGCCGACCACCGGATGAAGACCCTCTCCGGCGGCATGGTGCGCCGCGCCGGCATCGCCCAGGCCATCGTCAACGACCCCGTGCTGCTGCTCCTCGACGAGCCGACGGCCGGTCTGGACCCGGCGCAGCGCCTGCGCTTCCGCGAGCTGCTGCAGGAACTGGGCCGCGACGCCTGCGTGGTCGTCTCCACCCACCTGGTCGAGGACGTCGCGGCCGCCTGCTCCGACGTGGTGCTGTTCGCCGAGGGCCGCCTGGTCTTCCAGGGCACCCCGGAGGTGCTGGCGGCGGCGGGCGGCTCCGAGTACCCGGGCGACAGCCCGCTGGAGCGCGGCTACTCGGCCCTGCTCCAGAACTCCGGGCAGCAGCGGGGGACCTGGTGA
- a CDS encoding methyltransferase, with amino-acid sequence MNLFTTARGELRLSRYPEDPREQLRAWDAADEYLLNHLYGAADPDLLPPDTPPADPAGEVVVLGDRWGALTTSLSTGGAATPTEPRPTLVTDSHLAREATRANLARNGADPAAARLLASTDPAPWGPHPAEGPGRIDLLLVRVPKSLAFLEDQLHRLAPALHPGSVVIGTGMVTEIHTSTLQLFERIIGPTRTSKAVRKARLIFSTPGVETRPANPWPLRHHLPEGIGVLSGRPVTNVAGVFCADRLDIGTRFLLEHLAVRPGPLQVVDLGCGNGILGTAAALANPQAAVTFVDESFPALASAEATFRENAGPDAAATFLAADGLGPDAVAAVPPGSVDLVLNNPPFHSHQATTDATAWRMFTGARRALRPGGELWVVGNRHLGYHVKLRRIFGNCQTVAGNPKFTVLRAVKR; translated from the coding sequence ATGAACCTCTTCACCACCGCCCGGGGCGAGCTGCGGCTCTCCCGCTACCCGGAGGACCCGCGCGAGCAGTTGCGGGCCTGGGACGCCGCCGACGAGTACCTGCTGAACCACCTGTACGGCGCCGCCGACCCGGACCTGCTGCCGCCGGACACCCCGCCCGCGGACCCGGCCGGCGAGGTGGTGGTGCTCGGCGACCGCTGGGGCGCGCTGACCACGTCGCTGAGCACGGGAGGGGCCGCCACCCCCACGGAGCCGCGCCCGACCCTGGTCACCGACTCCCACCTGGCCCGCGAGGCGACCCGCGCCAACCTGGCCCGCAACGGCGCCGACCCGGCCGCCGCGCGCCTGCTCGCCAGCACCGACCCGGCGCCCTGGGGCCCCCACCCGGCCGAAGGCCCGGGGAGGATCGACCTGCTGCTGGTCCGGGTGCCGAAGAGCCTCGCCTTCCTGGAGGACCAGCTGCACCGGCTGGCCCCGGCCCTGCACCCGGGCAGCGTCGTGATCGGCACCGGCATGGTGACGGAGATCCACACCTCCACCCTCCAGCTCTTCGAGCGGATCATCGGCCCGACCCGCACCTCGAAGGCGGTCCGCAAGGCCCGGCTGATCTTCAGCACCCCGGGGGTCGAGACCCGCCCGGCCAACCCCTGGCCGCTGCGCCACCACCTGCCCGAAGGCATCGGGGTGCTCTCCGGACGGCCCGTCACCAACGTGGCCGGCGTCTTCTGCGCGGACCGGCTGGACATCGGCACCCGGTTCCTGCTGGAGCACCTGGCGGTCCGGCCCGGGCCGCTGCAGGTGGTCGACCTGGGCTGCGGCAACGGGATCCTCGGCACCGCCGCCGCGCTGGCCAACCCGCAGGCCGCGGTGACCTTCGTCGACGAGTCCTTCCCGGCGCTCGCCTCCGCCGAGGCGACCTTCCGGGAGAACGCCGGCCCGGACGCCGCCGCCACCTTCCTCGCCGCCGACGGCCTGGGGCCCGACGCGGTGGCGGCCGTGCCGCCCGGCTCGGTCGACCTGGTGCTGAACAACCCGCCGTTCCACTCCCACCAGGCCACCACGGACGCCACCGCCTGGCGGATGTTCACCGGCGCCCGCCGCGCGCTGCGCCCGGGCGGCGAGCTCTGGGTGGTCGGCAACCGGCACCTCGGCTACCACGTCAAGCTGCGGCGGATCTTCGGCAACTGCCAGACGGTGGCGGGGAACCCGAAGTTCACCGTGCTGCGCGCCGTCAAGCGCTGA